Proteins encoded by one window of Arachis hypogaea cultivar Tifrunner chromosome 1, arahy.Tifrunner.gnm2.J5K5, whole genome shotgun sequence:
- the LOC112698068 gene encoding probable small nuclear ribonucleoprotein F: MATIPVNPKPFLNNLTGKPVIVKLKWGMEYKGYLVSVDSYMNLQLANTEEYIEGQFTGNLGEILIRCNNVLYLRGVPEDEEIDDAAED, encoded by the exons ATGGCG ACTATACCAGTGAATCCGAAGCCTTTCTTGAACAATTTGACTGGAAAACCAGTTATTGTTAAATTGAAGTGGGGAATGGAATACAAAG GTTATCTTGTTTCAGTTGATTCCTATATGAATTTGCAG CTTGCCAACACTGAAGAATACATTGAGGGACAATTTACCGGAAACTTGGGAGAAATTTTAATCAG atGTAACAATGTTCTCTACCTTCGTGGTGTGCCTGAGGATGAGGAAATTGATGATGCTGCAGAAGACTAG
- the LOC112698078 gene encoding auxin-responsive protein IAA33 has translation MMNSFDPSLKRRWQESSGRRQIVIGAAPSSNSTNPSSSLPFYGNKNGKLQGFPGLEDDDLVSTVVPAVTVVLEGRSICHRISLHNHGSYQSLAKALRQMFVDGADSSGTGANSDYDDDNNNNNNNNNLDLSNAIPGHLIAYEDIENDLLLAGDLSWKDFVRVAKRIRIVPAKGNSRSRKGTSTREE, from the exons ATGATGAACAGTTTTGACCCCTCCTTGAAACGGAGATGGCAAGAAAGTAGTGGTAGAAGACAGATCGTGATCGGTGCTGCACCTTCCAGTAATAGTACTaatccttcttcttctttgcctTTCTATGGTAATAAGAATGGCAAATTGCAAGGCTTCCCTGGCCTCGAAGACGACGATCTAGTTTCCACAGTAGTGCCTGCAGTCACGGTGGTTCTCGAAGGCCGTTCGATCTGCCACCGCATCAGCCTCCATAACCACGGCAGCTACCAGAGCCTAGCAAAGGCACTTCGGCAGATGTTTGTGGACGGTGCAGATTCATCAGGAACAGGAGCAAACTCTGactatgatgatgataataataataataataataataataatcttgatCTGTCAAACGCCATTCCCGGTCACCTTATTGCTTATGAAGATATCGAGAACGATCTTCTTCTTGCCGGTGACCTTTCTTGGAA gGATTTTGTACGTGTGGCGAAGAGAATCCGGATTGTTCCAGCGAAGGGAAACTCAAGGTCAAGGAAAGGTACAAGTACAAGAGAGGAATGA
- the LOC112698090 gene encoding (DL)-glycerol-3-phosphatase 2: MANSCAPNSLRKQITHVIFDMDGLLLDTEKFYTEVQEKILARYNKTFDWSLKAKMMGRKAIEAARVFVEESGISDSLSAEQFLVEREEMLQELFPTSELMPGADRLLRHLHAKGVPIALATGSHKRHFELKTQRHGELFALMHHVVLGDDPEVKQGKPSPDVFLAAAKRFEGGPADPSNILVFEDAPSGVLAAKNAGMFVVMVPDPRLDKSFHDTADLVLNSLMDFNPSEWGLPPF, translated from the exons ATGGCCAATTCTTGTGCACCCAACTCACTCAGAAAACAAATCACCCACGTCATTTTCGACATGGACGGTCTCTTGCTCG ACACGGAGAAATTCTACACTGAGGTTCAGGAAAAGATACTAGCCAGATACAACAAAACATTCGATTGGAGCCTCAAGGCCAAGATGATGGGAAGGAAAGCAATAGAAGCTGCTAGGGTCTTCGTTGAAGAGAGTGGAATTAGCGATTCTCTTAGCGCCGAGCAGTTTTTGGTTGAAAGAGAGGAGATGCTTCAGGAATTGTTCCCAACAAGTGAGCTCATGCCag GTGCTGATCGTTTACTCAGACATTTACATGCAAAAGGTGTTCCGATTGCCTTGGCAACTgg TTCTCACAAGCGACACTTCGAATTGAAAACTCAAAGACATGGTGAACTCTTTGCTTTGATGCATCATGTTGTTCTTGGTGATGACCCTGAAGTTAAACAAGGCAAACCATCTCCAGATGTATTTCTTGCAGCAGCCAAGAGATTTGAG GGTGGACCGGCAGATCCTTCTAACATTCTTGTTTTTGAAGATGCACCTTCAGGAGTTCTTGCAGCTAAAAATGCTGGGAT GTTTGTTGTTATGGTTCCGGATCCAAGACTGGACAAGTCTTTTCATGATACAGCAGATCTAGTCTTAAACTCATTGATGGATTTCAACCCTAGTGAATGGGGTTTACCACCCTTCTAA
- the LOC112698117 gene encoding histone H4, with the protein MSGRGKGGKGLGKGGAKRHRKVLRDNIQGITKPAIRRLARRGGVKRISGLIYEETRGVLKIFLENVIRDAVTYTEHARRKTVTAMDVVYALKRQGRTLYGFGG; encoded by the coding sequence ATGTCTGGAAGAGGAAAGGGAGGTAAGGGCCTCGGAAAGGGAGGAGCTAAGCGTCACCGTAAGGTACTGAGGGATAACATCCAGGGTATCACCAAACCCGCCATTCGCCGTCTCGCAAGGCGTGGCGGTGTGAAGCGTATCAGCGGTCTCATTTACGAGGAAACACGTGGTGTTCTCAAGATCTTCCTTGAGAACGTCATTCGTGACGCCGTGACCTACACTGAGCACGCTCGCCGCAAGACAGTTACTGCCATGGATGTCGTCTATGCACTCAAGAGGCAAGGCAGGACTCTCTATGGTTTTGGAGGCTAA
- the LOC112698134 gene encoding histone H4, translating to MSGRGKGGKGLGKGGAKRHRKVLRDNIQGITKPAIRRLARRGGVKRISGLIYEETRGVLKIFLENVIRDAVTYTEHARRKTVTAMDVVYALKRQGRTLYGFGG from the coding sequence ATGTCTGGAAGAGGTAAAGGAGGAAAAGGTCTCGGAAAGGGAGGAGCAAAGCGCCACCGCAAGGTTCTGAGAGATAACATCCAGGGTATCACGAAGCCCGCCATTCGCCGTCTCGCAAGGCGTGGTGGCGTCAAGCGTATTAGCGGCCTCATCTACGAGGAGACACGTGGCGTCCTCAAGATCTTCCTTGAGAACGTCATTCGTGATGCCGTTACCTACACTGAGCATGCTCGCCGCAAGACTGTCACCGCCATGGATGTTGTCTACGCCCTCAAGAGGCAGGGCAGGACACTCTACGGATTTGGAGGCTAA